The Microbacterium schleiferi genome contains the following window.
GGTGAGGTCGATGCCCGTGATGCCGGCGAACATGACCGCCGCGTCATCCAGCCCCAACACGGCCTCGTACTCGGCGCGCAGGGCGCGGGCCTCGGTCTCGGTGGGCGCGACGGTGACCGTCATGCCGGTGATCACCTTGACGTCGTCGGGGTTCCGACCCTGCGCGACGGCCTGGGCGCGGATGTCGGCGACGTGGGCTGCGGCGGTCGCGATCGTCTGGCCCTGGATGAAGACGGCTTCGGCGTTGCGGGCGGCGTAGGCGCGGCCGCGGTCGGAGGTTCCGGCCTGAAACAGCACGGGTGTGCGCTGCGGCGTCGGGGGCACCGCGAAGATGCCGCGGGCCCGCTGGTAGGTGCCGTCGACCTCGACCCGGTGCAGCATGCTCGGATCGGCATAGACGCCCGCGGTGCGGTCGCGGCGTTCGGCATCCTCGTCCCAGGAGTGCTCCCAGAACCGCAGGCACGTGTCGAGAAACTCGTCGGCCGCGTCATAGCGCTCGTCGTGCGAGAGCTTCTGCGTGACCCCGAACAGCTCGTCGGTGGTGGCCTGCGAGCTGCCGGTCACGACGTTCCAGCCGATGCGGCCGGCGGTGAACCGGTCGAGGGTCGCGAACCGGCGCGCCGTGCCGTAGGGCTTTTCGACCGTCGTCGGCGAGGTGACGACGAACCCGAGCTGGCTGGTCGCGTGGGCGAGGGCCGGGATCGCGAGCATCGGGTCAAGCGCGGGGAACTGGATGCCGTGGGCGGCGACCTCGTCGGGCATCCGTCCCTCGAGGGTGGCGTAGCCGTAGGTGTCGGCGAAGAAGAGGAAGTCGAAGCCCGCGGCATCCAGCGTGCGAGCGAGCCCCAGCCAGTAGTCGAGGTTGTCCCAGTCGTCGCCGCGGCCGCGCGGGTCGGTCCAGGTCGGCATCCCGTTGTTGGGTTCATCATTTCGAACGCACCCAAGAGGATGCGCTTCGGGGACCTGTCGCTCACAGCACCATCACCACCGTCTTCGTCTCTAGATAGTTCTCGAGGCCCTGCGGGCCGTTTTCGTAGCCCCAGCCCGACTCCTTGTGGCCGCCCTTGGGCAGTTCGGGGCCAAGGAAGGAGTGGCAGTTGACCCACACGGTGCCGGCTTCGAGCTGCGCGGCGATGCGGTGTCCGTTGCTGAGGCCTTCGGTCCAGACGCTCGCGGCCAGCCCGTAGGGCGAGTCGTTGGCCCACCCGACCACCTCATCGAGGTCGTCGAAGGGGGTCACCACCGCGACGGGGCCGAAGATCTCTTCGCGCATGAGGCGCATCTCGGGGGTGACGTCGGTGAGGACGGTCGGCGTATAGAAGGTGTCGCCGGAGCGCGTGCCGCCGCTGACGACGCGAACTCCCTCGGAACGTCCTTCGTCGATGAACCCGGCGACGCGGTCGGTTTGCGCTTTGCTGACGAGCGGCCCGAGGTCGGTGCCGGCGGCCAGGCCGTGGCCCATCGCGAGGCCCTCTCCCGTAGCGGCCATGCCGGCGATGACCTCTTCGTAGACATCCCGGTGCGCGTAGATGCGGGCGCTCGCGACGCACACCTGGCCGCCGTTGTCGAAGATGCCGCGCGAGACGCCTTCGATCGCGGAGGGCAGGTCGGCGTCGGGCATGATGATCGACGGTGACTTGCCTCCCAGTTCGAGGGTGAGACGGGCAAGGCGCGTGCCAGCGGATTGCACGAGGCGCTTGCCGACGGCGGTCGAGCCGGTGAAGGCGATCTTGTCGACATCCGGATGCTCCGCCAGGGCCTGCCCGGCATCGTGGCCGTAGCCGGTCACGATGTTCACGACGCCGTCGGGCAGGCCCGCTTCTTGCAGGAGCTGGCCGAGGTAGATCGCGGTGAGGGGCGTGTTCTCGGCGGGTTTGAGCACGATCGTGCAGCCGGCCGCGAGGGCGGGGGCGAGCTTCATGGCCGTCATGATGAGCGGCGAGTTCCAGGGCACGATCGCCCCGACGACGCCGACTGGTTCGCGGCGCGTGTACGCGAAGACCTCTTTGCCGGGTGGGGTGCGCGAGAGTGACGTGGGGATGGTGTCGCCGAGGATCTTGGTGGGCCAGCCTGCGTAGTAGCGGAACTGGTTGATGGCCGCGGGCACCTCGCCGAACCGCGAGGTGCGCAGCGACTTGCCCTGATCGAGCGTCTCGAGTTGCGCGAGGTCGTCGAGGTGTTCGGTCATGAGATCGGCGATGCGCCACAGCAGCGCGCCGCGCTCGGCGGGCCGCATCTCACGCCAGGCCGAGGAGCGCAGCGCGCCCTTCGCGGCCCGGACGGCCTTGTCGACATCGGGAGCGGTGGCGCGGGCGACCTCGGCGATGGCGGTGCCGGTGGCCGGGTCGATCGTGGTGAACGTCGAGCCGTCGGATGCCGGGAGCCAGTCGCCGTCGATCAGCAGATCCGTGCGCCCCGACGCCAGAAACGCCTGCACGCGCGGACGCAGGGTGAAGTCGTCAGTCTTCGTCACACCGCGATGCTAGACGGCAATCATTGATAGCTCATGGCTATCACGTTTCGAGGGTGTTTCGGGGCGCGTCGGGACCGAAGCGCAATGCTCCATTTGACCCCCGGCGCGCCTAGACAGAGCTACGCGTTTGGTCCTCTGAACGTATTGGCTTCACGGCCCAGACCGAAGTCCCGCTGTTGCCGCTCGCACAGAAATCAGCACGACTAAACCGGGAGCGTCCCCAGCGTGGCGCGTACGACAGCACGCAGATCATCGTCCTCAGCGATCCGGGCCCGAGCTGCGCGTTCGTACATGACAATTGACGCGAATTCCATGGCTCGCGCGGTGAGCACTCGCGCCGCGCTATCCCGGATAGAGACCGTCTTGACCATGCCCTCGTAGTCGCGTCTGGCAAGCATTTCCTGCAGATTGGAAAGGACCTTCGGGTACGGCGAGGGAATCGAGATCTCGATGTTCTCATCGCCGATCGCGCCAGGGATGTGGTCGGCCAGCTTGCGATTCACCTCATCCCTGGCCATCTTTCGAGCCAGCCGCTCAAGCGTCCCCGCTTCCCCCAGCGCCTTTAGGAAGGCGGCCTTCCCTCGACTAGCAAGCGCCTCAGAGGACTCCCCCAGCAGATCGGCCTGGGCCCGTGCGACTGACTGGACGACGGCAGGAAGGTAGTAGAGGCTCTCTATCTCGTTCACCGGCAATGAGAGAACGCCTCGCCTGTAAAGCGAATCCCGCTCTTCCGGGGATCTGCCATCCCCGTCAACCAGGCCCACGGCATGCACCCAGTGAAAGCCCTCGCTCGCCCTTATGCCAGTCACAGACTTGATTACGGCCTCGCATCCACCGACCGGTGAGCAAGTCCATTCTGGAAAGAGCAGACGGTAGAGCGAGAGATCGATGCTCGCCGCGTCTCCCTCTATGAACATGACCTCTCTTCGTCCACCCAAGAGGGCACGACGCGTCACCTCCGGTAGCGATTCTCCTCGGGGGACTTCGCGCAAATCCCAGGAGAAAACGGCGCTCTCCTTCCAAGTGCACCCAGAAAGGGAATACACGTCACCTCGCGCTGCGAGTGTCGCGGCAAGATCTAGATCGTGAGTGAGAACCACAAAGGCGCAATCAGGGCGTGCCGCAATGACCGCCTCCACAAGCCCTGCGGAGATTGAGCGATGCAGGTGGCGCTCGGGTTCATCGACGATGATCGTCATCCCCTCGCAGCAGTCAGCACCTCCGCAGCGAGTAGGAGAGCGCTCTTCTCGCCGTCCGACATCTGATAGATCGGATACTCGACACCTAGACCGGCATGACGGGCCGAGAAGGTTTGTACCGGCGTCACGCTCATAGCCACGTGCAGGCCAGCGTTTGCGAGTATTCGGTTCAGCCTTGGAAGCAAGCGCTCGCCGGTAACGCTGCGCACGACCTCAGTCGAGCTGCCGTCGTCATAGAGCTCAACCGCCTGCCGATTCTGATCGTTGATCATGCCGAGCAGGTCGAAGAGCGCGATGCTCGCACGTTGACCGTCCAAGTGGTCCAGGTATCTCGACTCATTCTGGCGGTCCCATATGTCCGCGTTCTTGCTCTGGGACTCACGTTGAGCCGGGCTTATCTCGGGCCCCGATGACGAGAACCAAATTCTGCGGTGGGCGATCAGCCGCTTGACCGTCCCCGCAGGTCGACGTGCCACCATCCAGGTTGCGAGCGCGGACTTGCCCGCCCCGTTGGCGCCAACAATGGTGACGGCGTGACCGGAGAACGCATCGATCCGAATCGTGCCACCGGGAGGAAGCGGAATCGCCCATTCGGCGAGCGGCGCTAGCTGAGGCTCGGATTCGGATTCGACTCTGCTCATGGAGGTGATGGTACGGGGTCAGCCGACATCGATGATGCCCGTTTGTTCGCCGGCGGCTTCAAAGCCGGGTGCCCACGTTGTATCCGGTGCTCGAGAGTCGGGTCGTGAGGCGGACTGGTAGCCGCCCCACGACCCGGACCTCGGGAGCCCTCAGCGCGAGATCCACCCGGGGCGGGGTCCTCTGCATCCTGTATCGCCCGAGTCGTCATCACGGCCGGGGCCGACTATCGTGCCTCGACTTCAATCCATAGCTAGCGCATGGCGCCTCAGCCAAGGGCGCGAGATCCTGTCCCTTATCCGCGATCCTGAGGAGTCGTATACCGAGTGGTGCCAGCGTCGTTCGATATCACGCACTTCGTGTCGAGCAGAACGGCTGACAATGCAACTCGCGAGTTTCGCTTTCGAGCAGGATGACCAGTATGCACCTCGCGCTGTCAAGGAAGCACGGGGTGGTCCCCCCGCGCCCGCTTTCCATCGGCCGGACCCAAGCGCAACTGTTGAGCGTGCTCGGGCCATTCTGCGAGCGACTGCATGAACTCGATGCCCTCAGCCTCAGCGTTGAACTCGAGGATGTCGCCGACTTTGTCGAGGAGGACCTCCCTCACCTCGGAGGGCGAGGCAAAGAAGAACTCCTTGCGCGCATTGATGCGGTTGAGTGCGCGGTCGCTGAAGTGCCGGTGCAGTTCGTTCTCAAGAGTCACGGCGTCTTCCGAGAAGAAGAGCGCGTGCACTTCGAACTTGAAGGGCACCGCTGCGCCGCTCAGTTCGGCGATGCGGTCTCTCGGTTCGAGCCGTCGGGTGAGGCCGATCTTGACGACGTCAGGTCCGAAGGCGCCAGGGTTGGAGATGACATACACGTAACCGGCCCGGATGTTCGCGGCGCGGAAGTCGTTGAACGCAATCGCGTCGTCGATCTCGAGCAGGCGGGCCTCAAGTTCAGCGTTCGTCTGACCTTGCCTCGCCAAAGCGGCGAGCGTGTTCACCAGGTGTGCTCGCTCCTTGTCGAGGAGTGCGCGTTCAGCGGCGAGTTCTTGTTCGACCTTCGCCTGCTCCCGTAGTTCGGCGCGGCGGTCCCGCTCGGCTTCACGCTCCTCCTGCTTCTTCATGAGCCAGTCCGACGTAAGCTCAAGCTCGCGCATCCGGAGCGAGTGATATTCCCGGCTGATCTCCATCTCCATGAGCGCCGCAAACCGAGCGATCGCGTCTCGTGAGGCCTCGACGCGGCGCTTCGCGCGCGCGAGATTCCCTGCGCGCAGCGCTCTCAGCGCGTTGTCGACCTCGGCGTTGTAAGCCCTGAGCATCAGCTTCGACAGGTCGCCTGACAGCTTCTTGCCCTGCGCGAGCGAGTTGTTGAAGGTGAACAGCTCAGACTTCTCGATTGCCTTGCCTGACTTTATGAACTGCAGTGTCTCGGCAGAGATGTCGTCGAGGCGCTCCTTATACGCGGCGGCTGTGTCGAGGGGGTGGTTGTATCGGTAGATGCCGACATCTTGAAGAATGTCGAGATCGCTCTCCCTCGGTGAGGGTTCGGCAGCATTGACGCTAAGCCGTGCTCTGAGGGCCGCAACCTCGGTGTCGAGCGCTGCCAGGCGCTCGCGGTCGGATTGCTCGGAGCCGTCGGCATCGGGCTCCGGCTCATCAGAGACCGACAGATTGCTCCGCTCCGGGTCATTGGTGAGGGGTGGCGTCTCGGGTAGCCATAGCTGCCATCCCGCGGGAGGCTCCGGCCAGGACGGGTCGGGTTCC
Protein-coding sequences here:
- a CDS encoding aldehyde dehydrogenase family protein codes for the protein MTKTDDFTLRPRVQAFLASGRTDLLIDGDWLPASDGSTFTTIDPATGTAIAEVARATAPDVDKAVRAAKGALRSSAWREMRPAERGALLWRIADLMTEHLDDLAQLETLDQGKSLRTSRFGEVPAAINQFRYYAGWPTKILGDTIPTSLSRTPPGKEVFAYTRREPVGVVGAIVPWNSPLIMTAMKLAPALAAGCTIVLKPAENTPLTAIYLGQLLQEAGLPDGVVNIVTGYGHDAGQALAEHPDVDKIAFTGSTAVGKRLVQSAGTRLARLTLELGGKSPSIIMPDADLPSAIEGVSRGIFDNGGQVCVASARIYAHRDVYEEVIAGMAATGEGLAMGHGLAAGTDLGPLVSKAQTDRVAGFIDEGRSEGVRVVSGGTRSGDTFYTPTVLTDVTPEMRLMREEIFGPVAVVTPFDDLDEVVGWANDSPYGLAASVWTEGLSNGHRIAAQLEAGTVWVNCHSFLGPELPKGGHKESGWGYENGPQGLENYLETKTVVMVL
- a CDS encoding NtaA/DmoA family FMN-dependent monooxygenase (This protein belongs to a clade of FMN-dependent monooxygenases, within a broader family of flavin-dependent oxidoreductases, the luciferase-like monooxygenase (LMM) family, some of whose members use coenzyme F420 rather than FMN.) gives rise to the protein MPTWTDPRGRGDDWDNLDYWLGLARTLDAAGFDFLFFADTYGYATLEGRMPDEVAAHGIQFPALDPMLAIPALAHATSQLGFVVTSPTTVEKPYGTARRFATLDRFTAGRIGWNVVTGSSQATTDELFGVTQKLSHDERYDAADEFLDTCLRFWEHSWDEDAERRDRTAGVYADPSMLHRVEVDGTYQRARGIFAVPPTPQRTPVLFQAGTSDRGRAYAARNAEAVFIQGQTIATAAAHVADIRAQAVAQGRNPDDVKVITGMTVTVAPTETEARALRAEYEAVLGLDDAAVMFAGITGIDLTGIDPDTRVADLKTDLGQTLINRYARTDPDIRVRAVLDQFRTKAIRGFQITGSPEQVADEIIATVDGSGIDGIMLEPTFGGPGAYEAFIELVLPILIERGRAGTPDGATLRERFSGSPRLAPTHRAHRLTASAADASPEASVTAPALAAS
- a CDS encoding ATP-binding cassette domain-containing protein; amino-acid sequence: MSRVESESEPQLAPLAEWAIPLPPGGTIRIDAFSGHAVTIVGANGAGKSALATWMVARRPAGTVKRLIAHRRIWFSSSGPEISPAQRESQSKNADIWDRQNESRYLDHLDGQRASIALFDLLGMINDQNRQAVELYDDGSSTEVVRSVTGERLLPRLNRILANAGLHVAMSVTPVQTFSARHAGLGVEYPIYQMSDGEKSALLLAAEVLTAARG
- a CDS encoding DUF4041 domain-containing protein translates to MEFNPPPGWPKPPAGWVPPAGWEPDPSWPEPPAGWQLWLPETPPLTNDPERSNLSVSDEPEPDADGSEQSDRERLAALDTEVAALRARLSVNAAEPSPRESDLDILQDVGIYRYNHPLDTAAAYKERLDDISAETLQFIKSGKAIEKSELFTFNNSLAQGKKLSGDLSKLMLRAYNAEVDNALRALRAGNLARAKRRVEASRDAIARFAALMEMEISREYHSLRMRELELTSDWLMKKQEEREAERDRRAELREQAKVEQELAAERALLDKERAHLVNTLAALARQGQTNAELEARLLEIDDAIAFNDFRAANIRAGYVYVISNPGAFGPDVVKIGLTRRLEPRDRIAELSGAAVPFKFEVHALFFSEDAVTLENELHRHFSDRALNRINARKEFFFASPSEVREVLLDKVGDILEFNAEAEGIEFMQSLAEWPEHAQQLRLGPADGKRARGDHPVLP